The proteins below are encoded in one region of uncultured Desulfovibrio sp.:
- a CDS encoding single-stranded DNA-binding protein, translating to MLNKVMLIGRLGRDPELRYTQSGSPIASLSVATDESYVDRDGNKVERTEWHRVSVFQPRQAENCANYLSKGSLVYVEGSLQTRKWQDQNGQDRYTTEIRAQRVQFLDRRSDRSGDNAGGYEDDYSQAPQPRGRSHGGQGGGYQQARQQAPRRQAPQQAMPDEDMGSPFPSEVNRPLDGDMDKVPF from the coding sequence ATGCTGAACAAAGTCATGCTCATCGGCCGCCTTGGCCGGGACCCCGAACTGCGCTACACCCAGAGCGGTTCCCCCATTGCCAGCCTCAGCGTGGCCACGGACGAATCCTACGTGGACCGCGACGGCAACAAGGTGGAACGCACCGAATGGCACCGGGTTTCCGTGTTTCAGCCCCGCCAGGCGGAAAACTGCGCCAACTATCTGAGCAAGGGCAGCCTCGTCTATGTGGAAGGCAGCCTGCAAACCCGCAAATGGCAGGATCAGAACGGCCAGGATCGCTATACCACCGAAATCCGGGCGCAGCGCGTGCAGTTTTTGGACCGCCGCAGCGACCGCAGCGGCGACAATGCCGGCGGCTACGAGGACGACTACTCCCAGGCGCCGCAGCCCCGCGGCCGCAGCCATGGCGGACAGGGCGGCGGCTACCAGCAGGCGCGCCAGCAGGCGCCCCGCCGCCAGGCCCCGCAGCAGGCCATGCCGGATGAAGACATGGGGTCCCCCTTCCCGTCCGAGGTCAACCGTCCGCTGGACGGCGATATGGACAAGGTTCCCTTCTAG
- a CDS encoding biotin attachment protein, with protein MINISALLDEIKASPYREIVVKTPHTGTVTFAGVTEGQEVLGPQGQWKERPGTLLATLEREHNPKPILALEKGIISRIYAEREGHFVEAGTPLMVIRHMLTRDEVEHAILKKALSLFTAPERAKYYFTPEVDKKIRAADSHSVVVRDGMELMIMSRMKREVPLYYSGPEGVIYAVYFKYNENIDAGAPLIGVCPQDQLPAIQDVIMRVRTEWTEH; from the coding sequence ATGATCAATATCTCCGCTTTGCTGGATGAAATAAAGGCTTCCCCCTACCGGGAAATCGTTGTCAAAACTCCGCATACCGGCACGGTCACCTTTGCCGGCGTCACGGAGGGGCAGGAAGTGCTCGGCCCCCAGGGGCAGTGGAAGGAACGCCCCGGCACCCTGCTGGCCACGCTGGAACGCGAGCACAACCCCAAGCCCATTCTGGCCCTGGAAAAAGGCATCATCAGCCGCATCTATGCGGAACGGGAAGGGCACTTTGTGGAGGCGGGCACGCCGCTCATGGTCATCCGCCACATGCTGACCCGTGACGAGGTGGAGCACGCCATCCTCAAGAAGGCCCTTTCCCTGTTCACGGCGCCGGAACGGGCCAAGTATTACTTCACCCCGGAAGTGGACAAGAAAATCCGCGCGGCGGACAGCCATTCCGTGGTGGTGCGTGACGGCATGGAACTCATGATCATGTCACGCATGAAGCGCGAGGTGCCCCTGTACTACAGCGGCCCGGAAGGCGTCATCTACGCCGTCTACTTCAAGTATAACGAAAATATCGATGCCGGCGCCCCGCTCATCGGCGTCTGCCCGCAGGATCAGCTGCCCGCCATTCAGGACGTGATCATGCGGGTCAGAACCGAGTGGACGGAACACTAG
- a CDS encoding carboxyl transferase domain-containing protein, whose product MDNSIEKRIQGLNDRLTYARDIFAGKHEEDIRLLEEKLADFSRRALHDEIKDPYSEASSLEELFAFVEKRLENAVTPMDKVRIVRHPQRICLRDILENVYDNFTEVGGQDEYSLDPSMLIARAIITRRRGKKTYTQSVMVIGQEKGHGAEFRNGGSVKPWGNAKALHYMQVAETEGIPIHTYIFTPGSFPIEDNPGAAQQIARNIYGMAGLRVPVIAVISEGGSGGAEAIGLADRRLMLSHGYYSVISPEGAAAIEGRLKAGQRATPELIEHCASNLKITAQDNLAFGYIDRIVQEPPLGARPYHFDFFRSLRQEVLRATDEVVLSNRKWPVFRSLAVARVRNADINLDERFIRWGLNATAKDRMVEQRQLKFLRLSREAAQDKRPFMAKNMAALQDWLSKPWMHFKYDFYRKHQRKISTFVEEMGNEVEMFKNRLLSPWHKLTRRLPGVQARDTTAQELTALSTWSDDSRRRKWNYLSPRYKIDRTITCPNSESYGCLDLWGPDLFAEFAGVCSHCGHHFPMEPEWYVKNVFDVDSVYEFNSEIESGNPLNFPGFEERIAQAQQKTGAKSGCMTFEARIDGIKVVVAMLMGTFRGGSVGAAEGYKFVEAAQRAQKKRYPFLAYVHGTAGIRIQEGTNGVIQMPRCTVAVRRYVESGGLYLVLYDTNSFAGPVASFLGCSPYQFAVRSSNIGFAGPGVIKETTGMDIPPKYHRCYHALSRGHIQGIWDRRQIRANLKQALMTIGGRNLYYR is encoded by the coding sequence ATGGACAACAGTATCGAAAAACGCATCCAGGGTCTCAACGACCGCCTGACCTATGCCCGCGACATCTTTGCCGGCAAGCATGAGGAAGATATACGACTTCTGGAAGAAAAACTTGCCGACTTCAGCCGTCGTGCCCTGCATGACGAGATAAAGGACCCCTACAGCGAGGCTTCCTCGCTGGAAGAACTCTTTGCCTTTGTGGAAAAACGGCTGGAAAATGCCGTGACGCCCATGGACAAGGTGCGCATCGTGCGGCACCCGCAGCGCATCTGCCTGCGCGACATCCTGGAAAACGTCTACGACAACTTCACCGAAGTGGGCGGCCAGGACGAATACAGCCTTGACCCCAGCATGCTCATTGCCCGCGCCATCATCACCCGGCGCCGCGGCAAGAAGACCTATACCCAGTCGGTCATGGTCATCGGGCAGGAAAAGGGCCACGGCGCGGAATTCCGCAACGGCGGTTCCGTGAAGCCCTGGGGCAATGCCAAGGCCCTGCACTACATGCAGGTGGCCGAAACCGAGGGCATCCCCATCCATACCTATATCTTTACGCCCGGCTCCTTCCCCATCGAGGACAATCCCGGCGCGGCCCAGCAGATTGCCCGCAATATCTACGGCATGGCCGGTCTGCGTGTGCCTGTCATTGCCGTCATTTCCGAAGGCGGCTCCGGCGGCGCCGAAGCCATCGGCCTGGCAGACCGGCGGCTCATGCTCTCCCACGGCTACTATTCGGTCATTTCGCCCGAAGGTGCGGCCGCCATCGAAGGCCGCCTCAAGGCCGGCCAGCGGGCCACCCCCGAACTCATCGAGCACTGCGCCAGCAATCTCAAGATCACGGCACAGGACAATCTGGCCTTTGGCTACATTGACCGCATTGTGCAGGAACCCCCGCTGGGCGCCCGCCCCTATCATTTCGACTTCTTCCGCTCCCTGCGGCAGGAAGTGCTGCGCGCCACGGACGAGGTGGTGCTGTCCAACCGCAAATGGCCCGTCTTCCGCAGCCTGGCCGTGGCCCGCGTGCGCAATGCCGACATCAACCTGGACGAACGCTTCATCCGCTGGGGCCTCAATGCCACGGCCAAGGACCGCATGGTGGAACAGCGCCAGCTGAAATTCCTGCGCCTTTCCCGCGAAGCCGCCCAGGACAAGCGGCCCTTCATGGCCAAGAACATGGCGGCCCTGCAGGACTGGCTGAGCAAGCCGTGGATGCACTTCAAGTACGATTTCTACCGCAAGCATCAGCGCAAGATCAGCACCTTTGTGGAAGAAATGGGCAATGAAGTGGAAATGTTCAAGAACCGCCTGCTCAGCCCCTGGCACAAGCTCACCCGGCGGCTGCCCGGCGTGCAGGCGCGGGACACCACGGCCCAGGAACTCACGGCCCTGTCCACCTGGTCCGACGATTCCCGGCGCCGCAAGTGGAACTATCTTTCCCCGCGCTACAAGATCGACCGCACCATCACCTGCCCCAACAGCGAATCCTACGGCTGCCTGGACCTCTGGGGACCGGACCTCTTTGCGGAATTTGCGGGCGTGTGCAGCCACTGCGGCCATCACTTTCCCATGGAGCCGGAATGGTACGTCAAGAACGTCTTTGACGTGGATTCCGTCTATGAATTCAACAGCGAAATCGAATCCGGCAATCCCCTGAACTTCCCCGGCTTCGAGGAGCGCATCGCCCAGGCCCAGCAGAAGACCGGCGCCAAGAGCGGCTGCATGACCTTTGAAGCCCGCATTGACGGCATCAAGGTGGTGGTGGCCATGCTCATGGGCACCTTCCGCGGTGGCTCCGTGGGCGCGGCCGAAGGCTACAAGTTTGTGGAAGCTGCCCAGCGCGCCCAGAAAAAGCGCTATCCCTTCCTGGCCTATGTGCACGGCACGGCGGGCATCCGCATTCAGGAAGGCACCAACGGCGTCATCCAGATGCCGCGCTGCACCGTGGCCGTGCGCCGCTATGTGGAATCCGGCGGCCTGTACCTGGTGCTGTACGACACCAATTCCTTTGCCGGACCGGTGGCCAGCTTCCTGGGCTGCTCGCCCTATCAGTTTGCGGTGCGCTCGTCCAACATCGGCTTTGCCGGGCCGGGCGTCATCAAGGAAACCACGGGCATGGACATTCCGCCCAAGTACCACCGCTGCTACCACGCGCTTTCGCGCGGCCACATTCAGGGCATCTGGGACCGGCGCCAGATCCGCGCCAATCTCAAGCAGGCCCTCATGACCATCGGCGGACGCAATCTCTACTACCGCTAG
- a CDS encoding biotin carboxylase N-terminal domain-containing protein — translation MPLSSHKVLVANRGEIAMRIMRACRKLGVAFTAIYTAEDAASGHVRLAREQGGEKSLYRVSSYHDANELMAVADEAGCTAVHPGYGFFAEDFRFARRVMKRDRKLIFIGPSWKIIRELGDKINTKRLARSLGVPTVPGSDRPIYDEMEAERIARSVFEFQEQQGIKRPLVLVKASAGGGGMGIEEVYDIDNFRSVYRRIRNYAMRQFKDEGVLIEQRIMDFNHLEVQIVSDRSGRNPVHFGTRNCSIQSTGLQKRVEVAPGFAPGPITYSFDANKVLSDIVGYSLTMARKVGYDNVGTWEWIVTRKGEPFLMEVNTRIQVENGVSACISRINRDGTQVKDVDLLAEQIRIGLGQPLGYTQDDIVFEGVGIEYRLIAEDPDSRFTPWVGRIERFQWKDQPWLTMLTHVPTDQPYEIPTEFDPNLALAIIWGKDLEEVKSRGRAFLDSLKLEGRNNAGEELKSNVNFLRANTERILRF, via the coding sequence ATGCCGCTGTCCAGCCACAAGGTGCTTGTGGCCAACCGCGGCGAGATTGCCATGCGCATCATGCGGGCCTGCCGCAAGCTGGGCGTGGCCTTTACCGCCATCTATACCGCCGAAGATGCGGCCTCGGGCCATGTGCGCCTGGCCCGCGAACAGGGCGGCGAAAAAAGCCTTTACCGTGTCTCGTCCTATCACGACGCCAACGAACTCATGGCCGTGGCCGATGAAGCCGGCTGCACGGCCGTGCATCCGGGCTACGGCTTCTTTGCCGAGGACTTCCGCTTTGCCCGCCGCGTCATGAAGCGCGACCGCAAGCTCATCTTCATCGGCCCCTCGTGGAAGATCATCCGCGAACTGGGCGACAAGATCAACACCAAGCGCCTGGCCCGCAGCCTGGGTGTCCCCACCGTGCCCGGTTCCGACCGGCCCATCTATGACGAGATGGAGGCCGAGCGCATTGCCCGCAGCGTGTTCGAATTTCAGGAACAGCAGGGCATCAAGCGCCCGCTGGTGCTGGTCAAGGCATCGGCCGGCGGTGGCGGCATGGGCATCGAGGAAGTGTACGACATCGACAACTTCCGCTCCGTCTACCGCCGCATCCGCAACTATGCCATGCGCCAGTTCAAGGACGAGGGCGTGCTCATCGAGCAGCGCATCATGGACTTCAACCACCTGGAAGTGCAGATCGTGTCCGACCGTTCGGGGCGCAATCCCGTGCATTTCGGCACGCGCAACTGCTCCATCCAGTCCACCGGCCTGCAAAAGCGCGTGGAAGTGGCCCCGGGCTTTGCCCCCGGCCCCATCACCTATTCCTTTGATGCCAACAAGGTCCTGTCGGACATTGTGGGCTATTCCCTGACCATGGCCCGCAAGGTGGGCTATGACAACGTGGGCACCTGGGAATGGATCGTCACCCGCAAGGGTGAACCCTTCCTCATGGAAGTGAATACCCGCATTCAGGTGGAAAACGGCGTTTCTGCCTGCATTTCCCGCATCAACCGCGACGGCACCCAGGTGAAGGACGTGGACCTGCTGGCCGAGCAGATCCGCATCGGCCTGGGGCAGCCCCTGGGCTATACGCAGGACGACATTGTCTTTGAAGGCGTGGGCATAGAATACCGCCTCATCGCCGAAGACCCCGACAGCCGCTTCACGCCGTGGGTGGGCCGCATTGAACGCTTCCAGTGGAAGGACCAGCCCTGGCTCACCATGCTTACCCATGTGCCCACGGACCAGCCCTACGAAATCCCCACGGAATTTGACCCCAACCTCGCCCTGGCCATCATCTGGGGCAAGGACCTGGAAGAGGTCAAAAGCCGGGGCCGGGCCTTCCTGGACAGCCTGAAGCTGGAAGGCCGCAACAATGCGGGAGAGGAACTCAAGTCCAACGTGAACTTCCTCAGGGCCAATACGGAGCGCATCCTCCGTTTCTGA
- a CDS encoding purine-nucleoside phosphorylase: protein MQNSSEVQSAVTALKKRLSLSEKAPFSQAAHVGLILGTGLSGLVAALHDVVRVPYAELPHFPVSTVDSHAGVFVRGLLEGVPVLVQQGRCHLYEGFSPAQVCMGVRVMAGMGVDTLIITNAAGALNPQFDAGTLMCMTDQINFTGRTPLAGPNVDEWGPRFPDMSCIFDPALRALALDSAARLGIRLERGVYIGVHGPQMESPAETRMFRQWGADAVGMSTVLEVLAARHLGMRVLGISCLSNKNLPDCMQPAPLEEVIAVASRAGRQLERLLMDMVTKL, encoded by the coding sequence ATGCAAAATTCTTCAGAAGTCCAGTCTGCTGTAACTGCTTTGAAAAAAAGGCTTTCTTTGTCGGAAAAAGCGCCATTTTCCCAGGCTGCGCATGTGGGGCTGATCCTGGGCACGGGCCTTTCGGGGCTGGTGGCGGCTCTGCACGATGTGGTGCGTGTGCCCTATGCCGAGCTGCCGCATTTTCCCGTGTCCACGGTGGATTCGCATGCCGGGGTCTTTGTGCGGGGGCTTCTGGAGGGCGTGCCCGTTCTGGTGCAGCAGGGGCGCTGCCATCTGTACGAGGGCTTTTCTCCGGCCCAGGTCTGCATGGGCGTGCGGGTCATGGCCGGCATGGGGGTGGATACCCTGATCATCACCAATGCCGCCGGCGCGCTCAATCCGCAGTTTGACGCGGGCACGCTCATGTGCATGACCGACCAGATCAATTTTACGGGCCGGACGCCGCTGGCCGGTCCCAATGTGGACGAGTGGGGGCCGCGCTTTCCGGACATGAGCTGCATCTTTGATCCGGCCCTGCGTGCCCTGGCTCTGGACAGTGCGGCCCGTCTGGGCATCCGCCTGGAGCGTGGCGTCTACATCGGCGTGCACGGGCCGCAGATGGAAAGCCCGGCCGAAACGCGCATGTTCCGGCAATGGGGCGCCGATGCCGTGGGCATGAGCACCGTGCTGGAGGTGCTGGCCGCCCGGCATCTGGGCATGCGGGTGCTGGGCATTTCCTGCCTGTCCAACAAGAATCTGCCGGACTGCATGCAGCCCGCGCCGCTGGAAGAGGTCATCGCGGTGGCCAGCCGGGCCGGCCGGCAGCTGGAACGCCTGCTCATGGACATGGTGACAAAACTCTAA
- the phoU gene encoding phosphate signaling complex protein PhoU, with protein sequence MKQEKQFPGQAIAGLRTRLLVMFATVGIALDESFRALDETTPARAAAVIDGDTAIDELEDEIDEQALCVLARIQPVARDLRFVVGAMRMVGDLERMGDEAVNIAEQAILLQDLGQHPAMLEELREMMARTRAAFALAEGAFRDNDGNVALRMRDEDDDAVQSEVLVIQRLMERLTSTPTCDPHWVMHLILVVHSFSRIWRRAVNVAAHVHFITQGTSLKHGGDSCR encoded by the coding sequence ATGAAACAGGAAAAACAGTTTCCCGGTCAGGCCATTGCAGGGCTGCGTACCCGCCTGCTGGTCATGTTTGCCACGGTGGGCATTGCCCTTGACGAGAGCTTTCGCGCCCTTGACGAAACCACGCCGGCCCGTGCGGCAGCGGTCATTGACGGGGATACGGCCATTGATGAGCTGGAAGACGAGATTGACGAACAGGCCCTGTGCGTGCTGGCCCGGATTCAGCCCGTGGCCCGCGATCTGCGCTTTGTGGTGGGCGCCATGCGCATGGTGGGTGACCTGGAACGCATGGGGGACGAGGCCGTGAACATTGCCGAGCAGGCCATCCTGCTTCAGGACCTGGGCCAGCACCCCGCCATGCTGGAGGAGCTGCGGGAAATGATGGCCCGGACCCGCGCGGCCTTTGCCCTGGCCGAGGGCGCCTTTCGCGACAATGACGGCAATGTGGCCCTGCGCATGCGTGACGAGGATGACGATGCCGTGCAAAGCGAGGTGCTGGTCATCCAGCGCCTTATGGAACGGCTGACCAGCACCCCCACCTGCGACCCCCACTGGGTCATGCATCTGATTCTGGTGGTACACAGCTTTTCGCGTATCTGGCGCCGGGCCGTCAACGTGGCGGCCCACGTGCACTTCATCACCCAGGGCACCAGCCTCAAGCACGGGGGCGACAGCTGCCGCTAG
- the pstB gene encoding phosphate ABC transporter ATP-binding protein PstB, translating to MNPSLSARKINVFYGKNHALHDVDLDFYAGKVTALIGPSGCGKSTFLRCLNRMNDLVPNARVEGSIMLDGQDVNRPATDVVALRRRVGMVFQKPNPFPKSIFENVAYGLRVNGISDRRLIEEKVETSLRRAALFDEVRDRLDDSALGLSGGQQQRLCIARALAVEPDVLLMDEPASALDPIATRKLEDSIQELRDGLTIIIVTHSMQQAARISDETAFFYMGRLIEHGPTDTIFTRPSQKQTEDYITGRFG from the coding sequence ATGAACCCCAGTCTTTCGGCCCGCAAGATCAATGTTTTTTATGGCAAGAATCATGCCCTGCATGATGTGGACCTGGATTTTTACGCCGGCAAGGTAACGGCTCTCATCGGCCCGTCCGGCTGTGGCAAGTCCACCTTTCTGCGCTGCCTCAACCGCATGAACGATCTGGTGCCCAATGCCCGCGTGGAGGGCAGCATCATGCTGGACGGGCAGGATGTGAACCGGCCCGCCACCGATGTGGTGGCCCTGCGCCGCCGGGTGGGCATGGTCTTTCAGAAACCCAACCCCTTTCCCAAGAGCATTTTTGAGAATGTGGCTTATGGCCTGCGCGTCAACGGCATCTCCGACCGCCGGCTCATTGAGGAAAAGGTGGAAACCTCCCTGCGGCGGGCAGCCCTCTTTGACGAGGTGCGGGACCGTCTGGACGATTCGGCCCTGGGCCTGTCCGGCGGACAGCAGCAGCGCCTGTGCATTGCCCGTGCGCTGGCCGTGGAGCCTGACGTGCTGCTCATGGACGAACCGGCCAGCGCCCTGGACCCCATTGCCACGCGCAAGCTGGAGGACAGTATCCAGGAACTGCGCGATGGTCTGACCATCATCATCGTGACCCACAGCATGCAGCAGGCGGCGCGCATTTCTGACGAAACGGCCTTTTTCTACATGGGACGGCTCATCGAGCATGGCCCCACCGACACCATCTTCACCCGGCCGAGCCAGAAACAGACCGAAGACTATATTACCGGCCGCTTCGGTTAG